One stretch of Aerosakkonema funiforme FACHB-1375 DNA includes these proteins:
- a CDS encoding LLM class flavin-dependent oxidoreductase, whose amino-acid sequence MAQPRLEFNWCSPVSGDGFYLGLPTWERPPSLEYTVKIFQAAERFGFRQLLIGMGFDNHILEAWTLASAALALTTQAGAMVAVRPGFYSAPILAKMAATLDRISNGRLSLNIVTGGRPIEQAMYGDYLDRDARYRRTREFMQICRQLWSSTNAFDREGEFYKLKQTRLESLPVQPGGPLFYFGGASEMAQQVGAEWADVYLMWGETLQQIGDRISQMRQLVAANQRENAVRYGLRINLVARETETQARETAREMLKFVRPEVLEKARRQEFPNTKRESVGQSRQWELRGSADDDWYVEPLLWAGVSVVRSGAGMAIVGSYQQVADRLLQYIDLGITVFILSGYPHLEECENVGRNVLPLVREGYLSKR is encoded by the coding sequence GTGGCTCAGCCCCGATTGGAATTTAACTGGTGTTCTCCCGTATCTGGGGATGGGTTTTATTTAGGTTTACCGACTTGGGAACGTCCTCCCAGCCTGGAGTATACTGTGAAGATTTTCCAGGCGGCTGAGCGATTTGGATTTCGACAGTTGCTGATTGGAATGGGTTTTGATAACCACATTCTGGAAGCTTGGACTTTAGCTTCAGCTGCATTGGCGCTGACAACTCAGGCGGGGGCAATGGTAGCTGTGCGACCGGGGTTTTACTCGGCTCCTATTTTAGCAAAGATGGCAGCAACTCTCGATCGCATCAGTAACGGTCGTCTCTCCCTCAATATTGTGACGGGTGGACGACCGATCGAACAAGCGATGTACGGCGATTATTTGGATCGGGATGCGCGTTATCGTCGCACTCGCGAATTTATGCAAATTTGCCGTCAGTTGTGGTCGAGTACAAACGCTTTCGATCGTGAAGGTGAATTCTACAAACTCAAGCAAACTCGATTAGAAAGTTTGCCCGTCCAACCGGGAGGGCCACTGTTTTATTTTGGTGGTGCCAGCGAGATGGCGCAACAGGTTGGGGCTGAATGGGCGGATGTATATTTGATGTGGGGGGAAACGCTGCAACAAATAGGCGATCGCATCAGCCAAATGCGACAATTAGTAGCAGCAAATCAGCGGGAAAATGCAGTCAGATATGGGCTGAGAATTAATCTAGTTGCGAGAGAGACAGAAACCCAAGCAAGGGAAACTGCCCGCGAAATGCTCAAGTTTGTGCGTCCGGAAGTGTTAGAAAAAGCCCGCCGCCAGGAATTTCCCAATACCAAGCGAGAAAGTGTCGGTCAAAGTCGTCAGTGGGAATTGCGAGGTAGCGCTGATGATGATTGGTATGTTGAACCTTTGCTATGGGCTGGTGTTTCGGTAGTAAGAAGTGGCGCGGGAATGGCAATTGTTGGCAGTTACCAGCAAGTTGCAGATCGACTTTTGCAATATATCGATTTGGGAATTACAGTTTTTATTCTATCTGGTTACCCGCATTTGGAAGAGTGCGAAAATGTGGGACGAAATGTGTTGCCTTTGGTGCGAGAAGGTTATTTAAGTAAGAGGTAG
- a CDS encoding amidase, producing MNIAKTADANLPLTITEAGKLIRKNLLTSQSLVKHYLDRIATLNPTLNAFITVTENQALQTAAILDAELKAGKDRGKLHGIPIVIKDNMDTSGIATTVGSKIFRDRIPNTNATIIDKLRSAGAILLGKTNLSELAADVSGRNIFFGDTHNAWKQNHSPGGSSSGTASAIAAHLCLGGIGSDTGGSIRIPASWSGIVGLRPTYGAISLNGIFPRVPSFDTVGPMANCVADAIILWNAIADSDKISVSATQLKGLRLATIKNYSFRGVDREVAEAIYRSITLLKQLQIEIVNIEVPFLEKEFDVEIYNTICNYEFYQILQNYIGNPDNFGEKVRKDLEKGMKIAQSAYAKAQEIRRSQTAKFLEIFTQIDALLVPTTPTVAPLLTADSKIFQFSRRFILPFSFTGVPAISVPCGFSQNGLPIGLQIIGPPSAEAVLLKVAAALEKFLS from the coding sequence ATGAACATTGCCAAAACAGCAGACGCAAATTTACCTTTAACCATTACGGAAGCAGGGAAACTCATCAGAAAAAATTTGCTGACTTCCCAATCTTTAGTCAAGCATTATCTCGATCGGATCGCAACCTTAAATCCCACTCTCAACGCTTTTATTACTGTAACCGAAAACCAAGCTTTACAAACTGCCGCTATCCTCGATGCCGAATTAAAAGCAGGTAAAGACCGAGGCAAACTGCACGGTATCCCTATCGTCATTAAAGATAATATGGATACATCTGGAATCGCAACCACTGTAGGATCGAAAATATTTCGCGATCGCATCCCCAACACCAACGCTACTATTATAGATAAATTGCGCTCGGCTGGAGCCATTTTATTAGGAAAAACCAATTTAAGCGAATTAGCTGCCGATGTTTCCGGACGCAACATCTTTTTTGGCGATACCCATAATGCTTGGAAACAAAATCATTCTCCCGGCGGTTCTTCTAGCGGGACAGCAAGTGCGATCGCCGCACATCTTTGCTTAGGTGGAATTGGTTCCGATACAGGCGGTTCGATTCGCATTCCTGCTAGTTGGTCGGGAATTGTCGGACTGCGACCCACCTACGGAGCGATTAGTTTAAATGGCATTTTCCCTCGCGTTCCCAGCTTTGATACTGTTGGGCCAATGGCCAATTGTGTCGCAGATGCGATAATTTTATGGAATGCGATCGCTGACTCAGATAAAATTTCTGTCTCTGCAACTCAACTGAAAGGTTTGCGCTTAGCAACAATCAAAAACTATTCCTTTCGAGGTGTCGATCGAGAAGTTGCCGAGGCAATTTATCGCTCAATAACTCTCCTCAAACAACTCCAAATTGAAATTGTCAATATCGAAGTTCCCTTCTTAGAAAAAGAATTTGATGTCGAGATTTACAACACTATTTGCAATTATGAATTTTATCAAATATTGCAAAATTATATCGGCAATCCCGATAACTTTGGTGAAAAAGTACGTAAAGACCTTGAGAAAGGCATGAAAATCGCCCAATCCGCTTACGCAAAAGCCCAAGAAATTAGACGATCGCAAACAGCCAAATTCCTGGAAATCTTCACCCAAATTGATGCTTTGCTCGTTCCTACAACCCCAACAGTCGCCCCACTCCTCACCGCAGATAGCAAAATTTTCCAATTCAGCCGCCGCTTCATATTACCCTTCAGCTTTACAGGCGTTCCGGCCATTTCCGTACCTTGCGGTTTCAGTCAAAACGGTTTACCGATCGGTTTGCAAATTATTGGCCCTCCCTCCGCAGAAGCTGTACTTCTGAAAGTAGCAGCAGCTTTGGAGAAATTTTTATCATAG